The Mytilus galloprovincialis chromosome 4, xbMytGall1.hap1.1, whole genome shotgun sequence genome contains a region encoding:
- the LOC143070625 gene encoding uncharacterized protein LOC143070625: MKNRNYFRKSKTEKKSLFDKTERRKGGCFFPINGGIRTNPVSPDEKSNGIINIKTGYQVKLKLALMEGNIGFGWVRQNAFFRGKTWGFYFLTSEDSPTTSTIGVPSVSPSKLFQQLN; the protein is encoded by the exons ATGAAAAATCGAAACTACTTTAGAAAATCAAAgactgagaaaaaatctttgtTTGACAAAACGGAGAGGCGTAAAG gAGGCTGTTTCTTCCCCATAAATGGCGGAATTCGAACAAATCCAGTATCACCTGATGAAAAAAGCAATGGAATTATCAACATCAAAACAG GTTaccaagtaaaattaaaattggcTTTAATGGAAGGAAATATTGGTTTTGGGTGGGTCAGACAAAATGCATTCTTTAGAGGGAAGACATGGGGATTTTATTTCCTGACGTCAGAAGATTCACCAACAACATCAACAATAGGTGTGCCATCAGTATCACCCTCAAAGCTATTCCAACAATTGAATTAA
- the LOC143071034 gene encoding uncharacterized protein LOC143071034, which translates to MEKEVSRKIRSHIICLEGLRALQKDCWSWEKRLKHRNNRFDSFLKKNTDEGQSNTSKLQRKYDNLVLKQSEAAKRYRAILVCFQEKMEDEKKLRTAVLQKVTAIREKLSSVMKESLTHAYSDMIQAVYMAKEQNGYELSMFL; encoded by the exons ATGGAAAAGGAAGTGAGTCGTAAAATAAGGAGTCATATCATATGTCTGGAAGGACTCAGGGCTTTACAGAAA GATTGTTGGTCATGGGAAAAACGTCTAAAACACAGGAACAATAGATTTGACTCTTTCTTGAAGAAAAACACAGATGAAGGCCAATCTAATACTAGTAAGCTTCAACGTAAATATGATAATCTAGTATTAAAGCAGAGTGAGGCAGCAAAACGTTACAGAGCTATACTGGTTTGCTTTCAAGAAAAAATGGAAGATGAGAAGAAACTGAGGACAGCTGTTTTGCag AAAGTGACTGCCATCCGAGAAAAGTTGTCATCTGTTATGAAAGAAAGCTTAACCCATGCCTACAGTGACATGATACAGGCTGTATACATGGCAAAGGAACAAAACGGGTATGAACTTTCAATGtttttgtga